The Nitrospira sp. genome has a segment encoding these proteins:
- a CDS encoding P-II family nitrogen regulator, which translates to MKLVEAIIKPFKLDEVKDALLEIGIQGMTVTEVKGFGRQKGHKETYRGTEYTIEFVPKIKIEVAIPDAQVPKVLETIMRAAKTGSIGDGKIFVRDLSSAVRIRTGESGESSL; encoded by the coding sequence ATGAAACTTGTTGAAGCCATCATCAAGCCATTCAAATTAGACGAAGTGAAGGACGCCCTACTCGAAATTGGCATCCAGGGTATGACTGTGACGGAGGTCAAGGGCTTTGGCCGACAGAAGGGTCACAAGGAGACCTATCGCGGCACAGAGTACACAATCGAGTTCGTACCCAAGATCAAGATCGAGGTCGCAATTCCAGACGCGCAGGTTCCAAAAGTGCTGGAGACGATCATGCGTGCGGCCAAGACCGGCAGCATCGGGGACGGAAAGATTTTCGTGCGGGATCTAAGTTCGGCCGTTCGCATCAGGACCGGGGAGTCCGGAGAAAGCTCTTTGTGA
- a CDS encoding ammonium transporter, producing MDSGDTAWMLTASALVVAMVVPGLALFYGGMVRSKNVLGTMMHSFLTLCVVSLLWVLCGYSLVFAPDKGGVIGGLDWAFLSGVSTAPHAAYAPTVPHLAFMIFQLFFAAFTSALIVGAVAERIRFSALIWFVMAWSLVVYAPLAHWMWGGGWLSKLGAVDFAGGTVVHLSSGASALACALVVGKRRGWRTDYMAPHNLPLVLAGTGLLWFGWFGFNGGSARGANSVAAGAVVATHIAAAASALSWMAVEWSHRGKPTVLGVASGAVAGMASVTAGAGFLGPMSAALIGATAGPLAYLAIVWKGKFGYDDTLDVVGLHAVGGVVGMVGVGLFASSAVNPAGPNGLFFGNPGQIGTQMLAAVVAAVFAFVGTYIILKVLDGMIKLRVSPEEEATGLDLSQHNERAYS from the coding sequence ATTGACAGCGGCGACACGGCCTGGATGCTAACGGCCTCGGCGCTGGTTGTGGCAATGGTCGTGCCAGGGCTGGCACTGTTCTACGGGGGTATGGTGCGGAGCAAAAACGTGCTGGGCACTATGATGCACAGCTTTTTGACTCTGTGCGTGGTGAGCCTGCTCTGGGTGCTGTGCGGGTACAGCCTTGTCTTCGCGCCGGACAAGGGGGGCGTCATCGGCGGGCTGGACTGGGCCTTTCTCAGCGGCGTCAGTACGGCGCCGCATGCTGCCTATGCGCCGACCGTGCCGCACCTGGCGTTCATGATCTTTCAATTATTCTTTGCGGCCTTCACGTCGGCGCTGATCGTCGGCGCCGTTGCGGAACGAATTCGGTTCAGCGCGCTGATCTGGTTTGTGATGGCTTGGTCACTGGTTGTGTATGCACCGCTTGCGCATTGGATGTGGGGCGGAGGATGGCTCAGCAAGCTCGGCGCGGTGGATTTTGCCGGCGGCACGGTCGTCCATCTGAGTTCGGGTGCCTCGGCGCTGGCCTGCGCGCTTGTCGTGGGCAAACGGCGCGGTTGGCGGACGGATTATATGGCACCGCACAATCTTCCTTTGGTGCTGGCTGGCACGGGGCTGCTCTGGTTCGGCTGGTTTGGATTCAACGGCGGCAGCGCGCGGGGCGCCAACAGCGTGGCGGCCGGGGCCGTGGTTGCTACACACATTGCTGCGGCAGCGTCAGCCCTTTCATGGATGGCCGTCGAATGGTCGCATCGGGGCAAGCCGACTGTGCTGGGGGTGGCTAGCGGAGCAGTTGCCGGGATGGCCTCTGTCACGGCTGGCGCAGGATTTCTTGGGCCGATGTCGGCAGCGCTGATCGGTGCCACTGCTGGACCGCTCGCCTATCTGGCCATTGTCTGGAAGGGCAAGTTTGGCTATGATGACACGTTGGATGTTGTGGGATTGCACGCTGTCGGAGGGGTAGTCGGCATGGTAGGTGTCGGTCTGTTCGCGTCGAGCGCCGTCAATCCGGCCGGTCCCAATGGGTTGTTTTTCGGCAATCCGGGACAGATCGGCACGCAGATGCTGGCTGCCGTCGTGGCAGCCGTCTTTGCTTTTGTCGGCACCTACATAATTCTGAAAGTGTTGGATGGCATGATCAAGCTCCGTGTGTCACCAGAGGAAGAGGCTACGGGATTGGATCTCAGCCAGCACAATGAGCGTGCGTACTCGTAA
- a CDS encoding NAD+ synthase: protein MRPFRLAMAQMNPTVGDLDGNVRKITAWLREAKKAGADLVAFPELAITGYPPEDLLLKPRFLAENRRALQEIVRQSRGLAVVVGYVGDDALSDTQTDRPTVVAAGRHELSNAAVVIAGGRIVATYAKRYLPNYGVFDESRYFHPGGRIPVVVLGGVTFGVNICEDIWYPEGPTRTQSMAGAEVIVNINASPFHVGKSRLREQMLATRARENGVIVSYTNMVGGQDELVFDGNSLVLDQAGEVIILGKAFEEDLLVTDLNIVAAARARLAHGRKKLAGRSRVSVERVVVSGALHGVRRARLVPVSAAPLDPLEEVYRALVLGVQDYVGKNGFKQVVIGLSGGIDSALTAAVAVDALGAHNVMGLFMPSPYTSRESGEDTKELGRRLHISVQTIPITKTFETYNRELAPAFAGRPPDSTEENLQARIRGNLLMAFSNKFGHLVLTTGNKSEMSVGYATLYGDMAGGFAVIKDVPKTMVYELARLRNKRGREPVIPKRIFDRAPTAELKPNQTDEDTLPPYAILDPILKAYVEEDRAPDEIVEMGFDRETVARVITMVDRSEYKRRQAPVGIKITHRAFGKDRRMPITNRYRNI from the coding sequence ATGCGACCATTTCGTCTTGCCATGGCCCAGATGAACCCGACGGTTGGTGACTTGGACGGGAACGTCCGAAAGATCACTGCCTGGCTGCGGGAAGCAAAGAAGGCTGGTGCCGACCTGGTGGCTTTTCCCGAATTGGCCATCACCGGCTATCCGCCGGAGGATCTCCTGTTGAAGCCCCGATTTCTGGCTGAGAACCGGCGGGCGTTACAAGAGATTGTCCGCCAGAGCCGCGGACTGGCTGTTGTCGTTGGATATGTCGGAGATGATGCGTTGTCGGATACGCAGACGGATCGCCCCACGGTGGTTGCGGCCGGCCGGCACGAGTTGTCCAATGCAGCGGTAGTGATTGCCGGCGGACGGATCGTGGCCACCTATGCCAAACGCTATCTGCCGAACTACGGCGTCTTCGATGAAAGCCGCTATTTCCATCCGGGCGGACGGATTCCCGTAGTGGTGCTGGGCGGCGTTACCTTCGGGGTGAACATTTGCGAGGACATCTGGTACCCGGAGGGACCGACGCGGACGCAGTCAATGGCTGGCGCAGAAGTGATTGTGAACATCAATGCTTCGCCGTTTCACGTGGGGAAGAGCCGCTTGCGCGAGCAGATGCTGGCCACCCGCGCACGGGAAAACGGTGTCATCGTGTCCTACACGAACATGGTCGGCGGGCAGGACGAACTCGTGTTCGATGGCAACAGCCTTGTGCTCGACCAGGCGGGCGAGGTGATTATTCTCGGGAAGGCATTCGAGGAAGATCTGCTGGTCACCGATCTCAATATTGTCGCGGCGGCACGGGCCAGGCTCGCGCATGGTCGGAAAAAACTGGCGGGGCGGTCGCGGGTGAGTGTCGAGCGTGTGGTGGTGTCGGGTGCGCTGCACGGTGTAAGGCGCGCGCGGCTGGTGCCGGTCAGTGCGGCTCCGTTGGATCCGCTGGAGGAAGTCTATCGCGCGCTGGTCCTGGGCGTTCAGGACTACGTGGGTAAGAACGGATTTAAGCAGGTCGTCATTGGTTTAAGTGGGGGCATCGATTCGGCCCTTACGGCAGCCGTAGCCGTGGATGCGCTGGGGGCACACAATGTTATGGGCCTCTTCATGCCCTCGCCCTACACGTCGCGGGAGAGTGGGGAGGATACCAAGGAACTGGGGCGGCGTCTGCACATTTCCGTTCAGACCATCCCAATCACGAAGACGTTCGAAACCTACAATCGGGAGTTGGCACCGGCCTTTGCTGGTCGCCCGCCTGATAGTACAGAGGAAAATCTTCAGGCCCGGATTCGCGGTAATCTTCTTATGGCCTTCTCCAACAAGTTCGGGCATTTGGTCCTAACGACCGGGAATAAAAGTGAGATGAGCGTCGGCTATGCTACGCTCTACGGCGACATGGCCGGCGGGTTCGCCGTCATCAAGGATGTACCGAAGACAATGGTCTATGAGCTGGCGCGGCTGCGCAACAAGCGGGGCCGCGAGCCGGTCATTCCCAAACGGATTTTCGATCGGGCTCCGACGGCTGAGCTGAAGCCGAATCAGACAGACGAGGATACGCTACCGCCCTACGCGATCCTCGATCCGATCCTCAAGGCTTACGTGGAGGAGGATCGGGCGCCGGACGAAATTGTCGAAATGGGATTCGACCGTGAGACGGTGGCGCGGGTCATCACGATGGTGGACCGGAGCGAATACAAACGCCGCCAGGCGCCGGTTGGTATCAAGATTACGCATCGGGCGTTTGGTAAGGATCGCCGGATGCCGATTACTAACCGGTACCGCAACATCTGA
- a CDS encoding GAF domain-containing protein yields the protein MVSQSAVTEGFPVAAAGAREQGARIAMAKETKSRPSVQQMEQALREKTREVDVLHHITDSISGTLDLEAVLKHIVDIVVEVTRADACLLYLLSDSRDELSLRASKNPHPKLIGRITIGMGEGITGWVARERMRVVIPSNASDDPRFKFFHDLPEDRYQAFVSVPILAKNEVVGVINVQHKRPRRYRPDKLALISTIAGQVGGAIENARLYAETMRKAHQIETLSQVSETVTSNRLIDDILQLIVTMTAQMMNSKICSIMLLDQPTGELRIVATQSLSEQYRLKPNLKIGQSISGRAVQERRPMIVQDVTHDRDYMYPDMAKKEGLCALLSVPMLVRDKAVGVINSYTSKPHQFSTEEVKLMQAIANQAAIAIEHTTLLEKSFEMQEALAVRKLVEQAKGSLMRSKKLSEEEAFRLIQRQSMDMRKSMREIAEAILLAGQIEERAR from the coding sequence ATGGTTTCGCAGTCTGCCGTCACGGAAGGCTTCCCCGTCGCTGCGGCAGGTGCGCGCGAGCAGGGGGCGCGCATAGCCATGGCCAAGGAAACCAAGTCGCGCCCGTCCGTACAACAGATGGAGCAGGCCCTGCGGGAAAAAACCCGCGAGGTGGACGTCCTGCACCATATCACCGACTCCATCAGCGGCACGCTGGATTTGGAGGCGGTGCTCAAGCACATCGTGGATATCGTCGTCGAGGTTACGAGGGCCGATGCCTGCCTGCTTTATTTATTGTCCGATAGTCGTGATGAGCTGAGCCTGCGGGCATCCAAGAATCCCCATCCCAAGTTGATCGGCCGCATCACGATCGGGATGGGCGAAGGCATTACCGGCTGGGTGGCGCGGGAGCGGATGCGCGTGGTCATCCCCAGTAACGCCAGCGACGATCCCCGATTCAAGTTCTTTCACGATCTTCCGGAGGACCGCTACCAGGCGTTCGTCTCTGTACCGATCCTGGCGAAAAACGAAGTCGTCGGCGTCATCAATGTCCAGCATAAACGTCCCCGCCGGTACCGTCCGGACAAACTGGCGCTTATATCTACGATCGCTGGCCAGGTCGGCGGAGCGATCGAAAATGCCCGGCTTTATGCTGAGACTATGCGGAAGGCTCACCAGATCGAGACGCTCTCGCAAGTGTCGGAGACGGTCACGTCCAATCGTCTGATTGATGACATTTTGCAGTTGATCGTCACGATGACTGCGCAGATGATGAATTCGAAAATTTGCTCGATCATGCTGTTGGATCAGCCAACGGGGGAACTCCGGATCGTGGCCACGCAGAGCCTGAGCGAGCAGTACCGATTGAAGCCGAATTTGAAGATCGGGCAGAGCATCAGCGGGCGGGCGGTGCAGGAGCGGCGCCCAATGATCGTGCAGGACGTCACGCACGACCGGGACTACATGTACCCTGACATGGCCAAAAAAGAAGGGCTCTGCGCACTGTTGTCGGTGCCCATGCTCGTTCGCGACAAGGCGGTCGGTGTGATCAACAGCTACACGTCTAAGCCGCATCAATTCTCGACCGAGGAGGTCAAGCTGATGCAGGCTATCGCCAATCAGGCGGCTATCGCGATCGAGCACACGACGCTGCTGGAAAAATCCTTCGAAATGCAGGAGGCTCTTGCAGTGCGCAAGCTGGTCGAGCAGGCAAAGGGGTCTTTGATGCGATCAAAGAAGCTGTCAGAGGAGGAGGCGTTTCGGCTTATTCAACGGCAGAGCATGGATATGCGCAAATCCATGCGGGAAATCGCTGAAGCCATTCTCCTGGCTGGGCAAATCGAGGAGCGCGCCAGATAA
- a CDS encoding 3-dehydroquinate synthase yields the protein MSLGDVRRVTVSLADRSYDILIKPGSLGEIGAHLAALGFCGKVGIVTNPVIGRLYSKTILHSLKSSGFDPVTIVIPEGERSKSLSSVTTILDALIKARFERQSLLVALGGGVIGDLTGFAASIHLRGIPFVQVPTTLVAQVDSSVGGKTGVNHPLGKNLIGTFYQPRLVLIDPETLRTLPPREWTAGLAEVIKYGVIADESFCAELERSMDRLVKLDMELASWAIVRSCEIKADVVGKDERESGLRRVLNYGHTIGHALESLGRYRKWIHGEAIAMGLVQEADLSRHLGLCSPDVVDRQRELVRRAGLPGAMPPCTFTNFWKAMLHDKKTVHGQVHCVFPERIGRVVIRPLEREACEQWFRSLPSRKASPSLRQVRASRGRA from the coding sequence GTGTCTTTAGGCGACGTACGCCGTGTAACCGTCTCGCTGGCCGACCGCAGCTATGACATTCTGATCAAGCCGGGCTCGCTTGGCGAGATCGGTGCGCACCTGGCCGCGCTCGGATTTTGCGGGAAAGTTGGAATCGTGACCAATCCGGTCATCGGACGGCTCTACTCAAAAACGATCCTGCATTCGCTCAAGTCCTCTGGGTTTGATCCCGTCACCATTGTGATCCCTGAGGGGGAGCGATCCAAGTCGCTATCGTCTGTCACCACCATCCTCGATGCGCTGATTAAGGCCCGCTTCGAGCGCCAATCACTCCTTGTGGCACTGGGAGGGGGTGTCATCGGAGACCTGACCGGGTTTGCCGCCTCGATCCATCTGCGTGGTATACCCTTCGTGCAGGTGCCGACGACCCTGGTGGCACAGGTGGATTCGAGCGTCGGCGGCAAAACCGGCGTGAACCATCCGCTTGGAAAAAATCTTATTGGGACGTTCTATCAGCCCCGGCTGGTGCTGATCGATCCGGAGACGCTCCGCACGCTGCCACCACGGGAATGGACGGCAGGACTGGCCGAAGTGATCAAATACGGCGTGATTGCCGATGAATCGTTTTGTGCTGAACTGGAACGCTCGATGGACCGGCTGGTCAAGCTGGACATGGAGCTGGCGAGCTGGGCGATTGTCCGGTCCTGCGAAATCAAGGCCGACGTGGTTGGGAAAGACGAGCGGGAATCCGGTCTGCGACGCGTGTTGAATTACGGCCATACGATCGGGCACGCGCTGGAGTCATTGGGCAGGTATCGCAAGTGGATTCACGGCGAGGCGATTGCGATGGGGCTGGTGCAGGAGGCCGATTTGTCTCGGCACCTCGGTCTTTGCTCGCCGGATGTCGTCGACCGTCAGCGTGAGCTGGTCCGTCGCGCCGGCCTGCCTGGTGCGATGCCGCCCTGCACGTTCACGAATTTCTGGAAGGCCATGCTGCACGATAAGAAAACGGTCCACGGGCAGGTCCACTGCGTATTTCCCGAACGGATTGGGCGGGTGGTCATTCGACCGCTTGAGCGTGAGGCCTGCGAGCAATGGTTTCGCAGTCTGCCGTCACGGAAGGCTTCCCCGTCGCTGCGGCAGGTGCGCGCGAGCAGGGGGCGCGCATAG
- the aroC gene encoding chorismate synthase, translated as MRYLNGGESHGKYLLAVVEGVPAGLPLTSDMVNSDLARRQKGYGRGGRMRVEEDRVEFACGVRHGKTLGNPIGLLVANKDWENWKEVMAAEPVNVPPSKVVTRPRPGHADLVGAIKYGHRDIRNVLEKASARETAIRVAIGGVAKALLSHFSMRVVSYTVSIGDVTATCGDDPLQAYDRAERSDVRCPDEAAGARMIEQIRGAKHKGDTLGGVFEVVVTNAPIGLGSYAQWDRRLSARLAMAAMSIQAMKGIEIGMGFEAARRFGSEVHDEIYFEKGSKEFVRKTNNAGGLEGGITNGQPIVLRVAMKPISTLYSPKKSVDIETKEPFDATVERSDICTVPAAGVVGEAVVAYEMANAMIEKFGGDSLEEMKRNYDAYQAYVRTF; from the coding sequence CTGCGGTATTTAAACGGGGGGGAATCCCACGGCAAATATCTGTTGGCTGTGGTTGAAGGCGTGCCTGCTGGCCTTCCGTTGACTTCTGATATGGTCAACAGCGACCTCGCCCGTCGTCAAAAAGGCTACGGGCGTGGCGGTCGTATGCGTGTCGAGGAAGACCGCGTCGAATTTGCCTGCGGCGTCCGCCACGGCAAGACCCTCGGCAACCCCATCGGGCTGCTCGTTGCCAACAAGGACTGGGAAAACTGGAAAGAGGTGATGGCGGCCGAGCCCGTCAATGTGCCTCCGTCCAAGGTGGTCACGCGTCCGCGCCCGGGCCATGCCGATCTCGTCGGTGCTATCAAATACGGCCATCGGGACATCCGGAACGTCCTGGAGAAGGCCAGCGCGCGCGAAACGGCCATTCGTGTAGCGATCGGCGGTGTGGCCAAGGCCCTCCTGAGTCACTTCAGCATGCGGGTGGTGAGCTATACCGTCTCCATCGGCGACGTCACGGCCACTTGCGGGGACGATCCGCTGCAGGCCTACGATCGGGCCGAACGCTCCGACGTCCGTTGCCCGGACGAAGCTGCCGGTGCCAGGATGATCGAACAGATCCGAGGCGCCAAGCACAAGGGCGATACCCTGGGCGGTGTCTTTGAGGTTGTTGTAACCAATGCACCGATCGGGCTGGGCAGCTATGCACAGTGGGATCGCCGTCTGAGCGCCCGGCTGGCCATGGCAGCCATGAGCATCCAGGCCATGAAGGGCATTGAAATCGGCATGGGGTTCGAGGCCGCGCGCCGGTTCGGTTCCGAAGTTCATGACGAAATCTATTTCGAAAAAGGCTCTAAGGAATTTGTCCGGAAAACCAACAACGCCGGCGGATTGGAAGGTGGCATCACCAACGGCCAGCCGATCGTTCTGCGCGTGGCCATGAAACCCATTTCGACGCTCTATAGCCCCAAGAAGAGCGTGGACATTGAGACGAAGGAGCCCTTCGACGCCACAGTGGAACGGTCTGATATCTGTACGGTCCCGGCAGCCGGTGTCGTGGGGGAGGCCGTCGTGGCCTACGAGATGGCCAATGCCATGATCGAGAAGTTCGGCGGCGACAGTCTCGAGGAAATGAAGCGCAATTACGACGCTTATCAGGCCTACGTCCGCACCTTTTAG
- the raiA gene encoding ribosome-associated translation inhibitor RaiA has protein sequence MPMRLQIVGRHMTVTAALRRHVEQRLTRLERFLDGTEKVHVVFSVERFRQTAEGTVSTRRGAVTAKAATSDMYVSVDALMHKLVLQIQKKKERLECYKVPRVVEVRQRPRLDDEAESVEKVSVAVPTLTRDGAIASFRKDAKSILVFREAPSRKILILCRGEDGVTRLVEPALDRFF, from the coding sequence ATGCCGATGAGGCTACAAATCGTGGGGCGCCACATGACGGTAACTGCAGCATTGCGGCGGCATGTTGAGCAACGCTTGACGCGACTTGAGCGCTTTCTTGACGGAACGGAAAAAGTGCACGTGGTGTTCAGCGTGGAGCGGTTTCGCCAGACAGCCGAAGGGACGGTATCCACGCGGAGGGGGGCGGTGACGGCCAAAGCGGCGACCAGCGACATGTACGTCTCCGTCGACGCGCTGATGCACAAGTTGGTGTTACAGATTCAGAAGAAAAAGGAACGTTTGGAATGTTATAAAGTGCCACGCGTGGTGGAGGTCCGACAGCGCCCACGACTGGACGATGAGGCGGAGAGCGTTGAAAAAGTCTCCGTTGCTGTGCCGACGTTGACGCGGGACGGAGCGATTGCGTCTTTTCGAAAGGATGCGAAAAGCATTCTAGTGTTTCGCGAGGCGCCCTCAAGAAAAATCCTGATTCTGTGCCGCGGAGAAGATGGAGTGACCCGGCTAGTTGAGCCAGCGTTGGACCGGTTTTTCTGA
- the rpoN gene encoding RNA polymerase factor sigma-54 → MKLRLDLRLSQKLIMTPQLQQAIKLLQLSRLELQQTLSQHLMENPLLEELQVDAEEQGGIAIEEGEQGQSQERDPAEASGASDSEKSEDTERPDEISQESWDNYFDSDRVAGGRETAASNQDELPPYEQTLAKPTSLAEYLLWQLALTEMPEAEKMIARNIIGNIDDDGYLQASVQDIAIDEKAPMEQVESVLRQVQSFDPAGVGARDLQECLLIQLGFLDHNQVGAQVKRNGTLKGSLVESIVRLHLKDLEKKQYARIAKALNTTVEAVAEATRVIEALEPKPGRPYFSAANFTIVPDVFVVKNEGEWVVALNDDGLPRLRISPYYKQMLGGSEKEDSEAAKVYLEEKYRGAQWLIRSIEQRNKTILKAVQSIVKFQEPFFERGVQYLKPLVLKQVAEDIGMHESTVSRVTANKYLYCGQGLLELKFFFNAALQRTDQSQEALSSVTVREMIRKMIAEENPQRPLKDEEIAARLQSHQIVIARRTVAKYRTEVNIRSASQRKRFF, encoded by the coding sequence ATGAAGCTCAGACTGGACCTTCGTCTCAGCCAGAAGCTGATCATGACGCCGCAGTTGCAGCAGGCGATCAAGCTGCTACAACTGTCCCGCCTTGAGCTGCAGCAGACCCTCTCGCAGCATCTAATGGAGAATCCGCTGCTTGAAGAACTCCAGGTGGATGCGGAGGAACAGGGGGGCATAGCCATCGAGGAAGGCGAACAGGGGCAGTCGCAGGAGCGGGACCCCGCGGAAGCGTCAGGGGCATCAGACTCGGAAAAGTCTGAGGACACAGAGCGGCCGGATGAGATTTCTCAGGAAAGCTGGGACAACTATTTCGACAGCGACCGGGTGGCGGGGGGGCGGGAGACAGCGGCATCGAACCAGGACGAGTTGCCGCCCTATGAGCAGACATTGGCCAAGCCGACGTCGCTTGCAGAGTATCTGCTGTGGCAGTTGGCCCTGACTGAGATGCCAGAGGCGGAGAAAATGATTGCCCGAAACATCATCGGCAACATCGATGATGACGGGTATCTGCAGGCATCAGTGCAGGATATTGCGATCGACGAAAAGGCTCCGATGGAACAGGTGGAATCGGTTCTCCGGCAGGTCCAGTCGTTTGACCCGGCCGGCGTGGGAGCGCGGGACCTCCAGGAATGCCTACTTATTCAACTCGGTTTTCTCGATCATAATCAGGTGGGCGCGCAGGTCAAGCGCAACGGGACTCTGAAGGGGTCGCTGGTTGAATCGATCGTTCGTCTTCATCTCAAGGATCTCGAGAAGAAGCAATATGCCCGCATTGCCAAGGCGTTGAATACCACAGTAGAGGCGGTGGCGGAAGCCACGCGTGTCATCGAGGCACTGGAACCAAAGCCCGGGCGGCCATATTTCTCTGCGGCCAATTTTACCATCGTCCCGGACGTGTTTGTCGTGAAGAATGAGGGAGAATGGGTGGTGGCGCTCAATGATGATGGGCTGCCGCGCCTCAGGATTAGTCCCTATTACAAGCAGATGCTGGGGGGTAGCGAGAAAGAAGATTCTGAGGCGGCCAAAGTCTATTTGGAGGAGAAGTATCGCGGGGCACAATGGCTTATACGGAGCATCGAGCAGCGTAACAAAACGATCCTCAAAGCAGTGCAAAGCATCGTCAAATTTCAGGAGCCGTTTTTTGAACGAGGCGTACAATATCTCAAGCCGCTGGTGCTCAAGCAGGTGGCAGAGGACATCGGCATGCATGAGTCGACGGTCAGCCGTGTTACCGCTAATAAATATCTCTACTGTGGGCAGGGCCTGCTCGAGCTGAAGTTCTTTTTCAATGCGGCATTGCAGCGTACGGATCAGAGTCAGGAGGCGCTGTCCTCAGTGACCGTTCGCGAAATGATCCGGAAAATGATCGCCGAGGAGAACCCGCAGCGGCCACTAAAAGACGAGGAGATCGCCGCCCGCCTGCAAAGTCATCAGATCGTTATCGCCCGCCGTACGGTTGCCAAGTACCGCACCGAAGTCAATATTCGCTCTGCCAGTCAGCGCAAGCGATTTTTTTGA
- the lptB gene encoding LPS export ABC transporter ATP-binding protein: MGQVLKASGLVKSFRGRTVVKGVSVEVCAGEIVGLLGPNGAGKTTIFDMVVGLCQPDAGTIVLDNETITDLPMYKRARHGISYLPQESSVFRRLSVEENILAILEMIPLTAQERAGRTDELLKELDLTHLRASKAYALSGGERRRLEITRALVMRPKFLLLDEPFAGIDPIAVADIQHILTRLKDKQIGVLITDHNVQETLSITDRAYIINEGTILEAGTPEVIVNSATAQAIYLGNRFKL, from the coding sequence GTGGGGCAGGTGTTAAAGGCCAGCGGACTGGTCAAAAGCTTTCGTGGCCGCACGGTGGTCAAAGGCGTCAGTGTTGAGGTGTGTGCGGGCGAGATTGTCGGGCTACTGGGGCCGAATGGTGCCGGCAAGACAACCATTTTCGATATGGTGGTCGGGCTTTGCCAGCCCGATGCCGGTACGATTGTACTGGACAATGAGACCATCACTGATCTGCCGATGTACAAGCGGGCTCGGCACGGCATTAGTTATCTGCCTCAGGAATCGTCAGTGTTTCGCCGGTTGTCTGTTGAGGAAAACATCCTGGCCATACTCGAAATGATACCCCTCACAGCGCAGGAACGCGCAGGACGGACCGATGAACTACTTAAGGAGCTAGATCTGACCCATCTGCGAGCCAGCAAGGCCTATGCGTTGTCCGGAGGCGAACGGCGACGGCTGGAAATCACGCGTGCGCTGGTGATGCGCCCGAAGTTTTTACTGCTGGACGAGCCGTTTGCCGGCATCGATCCGATTGCGGTGGCAGATATTCAGCACATCCTCACCCGCTTAAAAGACAAACAGATCGGCGTGCTGATCACAGATCACAATGTGCAGGAGACGCTTTCCATCACGGATCGCGCCTACATCATCAACGAGGGCACGATTCTCGAGGCTGGCACGCCGGAGGTCATCGTAAACAGTGCCACCGCCCAGGCGATCTACCTTGGGAATCGGTTCAAGCTGTGA
- the lptC gene encoding LPS export ABC transporter periplasmic protein LptC, with product MWQRYVRDALLLLSGLLAIFLVYILTTRVEPAQTSPPATSQSLARADAGIDRFTFTQTKAGAVQWQIQAQRAHLVEAEHRAVLEGVQVTLYGPKGRELQLSGDEGTIDTAKKNFRLMKRTGTIAVELASGYTILTNHLAWTDERREVATSDPVTITGHGLEVSGRGLIGKLDLEEFQILEDVHVAIAP from the coding sequence ATGTGGCAGCGATATGTTCGAGATGCGCTGCTTCTGCTGAGTGGGCTATTGGCCATCTTTCTCGTGTATATCCTGACCACTCGCGTTGAACCTGCACAAACGTCGCCGCCCGCTACATCGCAGAGTCTGGCCCGTGCCGATGCCGGCATCGACCGGTTTACCTTTACGCAGACCAAGGCGGGAGCCGTGCAGTGGCAGATTCAGGCGCAGCGGGCCCATCTGGTGGAAGCCGAACACCGGGCTGTGTTGGAAGGCGTCCAAGTTACACTCTACGGACCGAAGGGGCGTGAGCTCCAGCTGTCTGGGGACGAAGGTACGATCGACACGGCAAAGAAAAACTTCAGACTGATGAAACGCACCGGCACCATCGCCGTTGAACTGGCGAGCGGCTATACCATTCTGACGAATCACCTGGCCTGGACAGACGAACGGCGCGAAGTTGCGACGAGTGACCCTGTGACCATCACGGGGCATGGATTGGAAGTTAGCGGCCGAGGATTGATCGGGAAGCTGGACCTTGAGGAGTTTCAAATCCTGGAAGATGTGCATGTGGCGATTGCACCATAG